The following are encoded together in the Vigna unguiculata cultivar IT97K-499-35 chromosome 2, ASM411807v1, whole genome shotgun sequence genome:
- the LOC114174342 gene encoding putative SNAP25 homologous protein SNAP30, with the protein MFGFMRAAPAPAPAPAEAEKETTLTAEKRTVSEPVAVQKKKGNPFDEDDDDWVKKPPSNVSKDKDRYKNGFRDSGGLENQSVQELENYAMHKSKETTDSVNNCLRIAEDIRDEATRTLDMLNEQGEQIARTHNMVVDTEKDLSRGEKLLNNLGGMFSKPWKPKKTKAIQGPVTTPDKPSKKDVTNKEDREKLGLAPLPKGRSAPTTPPNESSTTYDKLDYEKAKQDDALSDLSDILGDLKGMAVNMGTELDRQNKALDNLSDDVDELNNRVKGANQRARKLLA; encoded by the exons ATGTTTGGGTTTATGAGGGCAGCGCCAGCGCCAGCACCAGCACCAGCTGAGGCAGAAAAGGAAACAACCCTTACTGCAGAAAAAAGAACTGTTTCAGAACCAGTAGcagttcaaaaaaaaaagggaaaccCTTtcgatgaagatgatgatgattggGTGAAGAAGCCTCCCTCCAATGTCTCAAAAGACAAAGACAGGTACAAGAATGGTTTCCGTGACTCTGGGGGGCTAGAGAACCAAAGTGTTCAGGAGCTGGAAAACTATGCAATGCACAAGTCTAAGGAGACAACAGACAGTGTCAACAATTGTTTAAGGATTGCTGAGGACATCAGAGATGAAGCCACAAGGACCCTTGACATGTTGAACGAGCAGGGTGAGCAGATAGCCAGGACCCACAACATGGTTGTTGATACTGAGAAGGATTTGAGTAGG GGTGAAAAACTCTTGAACAATCTTGGGGGCATGTTCTCCAAACCTTGGAAGCCAAAGAAGACCAAGGCTATCCAAGGCCCTGTAACCACACCAG ATAAGCCTTCCAAAAAGGATGTAACCAATAAGGAAGACAGGGAGAAGTTGGGTTTAGCTCCTTTGCCTAAGGGACGCTCAGCCCCTACCACACCTCCTAATGAATCTTCCACTACCTATGATAAATTGGAT TATGAGAAAGCTAAACAAGACGATGCACTCTCGGATCTAAGTGACATCTTGGGTGATTTGAAGGGTATGGCAGTTAACATGGGAACTGAACTTGACAG GCAAAACAAAGCTCTGGATAATCTTAGTGACGATGTTGATGAGCTTAACAATAGAGTCAAAGGAGCGAACCAGCGTGCACGCAAATTATTAGCGTGA